One part of the Prionailurus bengalensis isolate Pbe53 chromosome B2, Fcat_Pben_1.1_paternal_pri, whole genome shotgun sequence genome encodes these proteins:
- the PGK2 gene encoding phosphoglycerate kinase 2, with amino-acid sequence MSLSKKLTLDKLDVKGKRVIMRVDFNVPMKKNQITNNQRIKASIPSIKYCLDNGARSVVLMSHLGRPDGVPMPDKYSLEPVAAELKSLLGKDVLFLKDCVGPEVEKACANPAAGSVILLENLRFHVEEEGKGQDPSGNKLIAEPGKIEAFRASLSKLGDVYVNDAFGTAHRAHSSMVGVNLPQKASGFLMKKELEYFARALENPERPFLAILGGAKVADKIQLIKNMLDKVNEMIIGGGMAYTFLKVLNNMEIGASLFDEEGAKIVKDIMAKASKNGVNITFPTDFVTADKFEENAKVGQATVKSGIPVGWMGLDCGPETNKKYAQVVAHAKVIVWNGPVGVFEWDAFANGTKALMDEIVKATSRGCITIIGGGDTATCCAKWNTEDKMSHVSTGGGASLELLEGKILPGVEALSNL; translated from the coding sequence ATGTCTCTTTCTAAGAAGTTAACTTTGGACAAACTGGATGTTAAAGGGAAGCGAGTCATCATGAGAGTAGACTTCAATGTTCCCATGAAGAAGAACCAGATTACAAACAACCAGAGAATCAAAGCTTCCATCCCAAGCATCAAGTACTGCCTAGATAATGGAGCCAGGTCAGTAGTTCTTATGAGTCATTTAGGTCGACCTGATGGTGTTCCCATGCCTGATAAATACTCCTTAGAGCCAGTTGCTGCTGAGCTCAAATCCTTGCTGGGCAAGGATGTTCTGTTTCTAAAGGACTGTGTGGGCCCAGAAGTGGAGAAAGCCTGTGCCAACCCGGCTGCTGGTTCAGTCATCCTACTAGAGAACCTGCGCTTTCatgtggaggaagaaggaaaaggccaAGATCCTTCTGGAAATAAGCTTATAGCTGAACCAGGTAAAATAGAAGCCTTTCGAGCATCACTCTCCAAACTGGGGGATGTATATGTCAATGATGCTTTTGGCACTGCTCACCGGGCCCACAGTTCGATGGTGGGAGTGAATCTTCCCCAGAAGGCATCTGGATTCCTGATGAAAAAGGAGCTAGAGTACTTTGCCAGAGCCTTAGAAAACCCAGAGAGACCCTTTCTGGCTATACTTGGTGGAGCCAAAGTGGCAGACAAAATCCAACTGATCAAAAATATGCTGGACAAGGTCAATGAGATGATAATAGGTGGTGGAATGGCTTATACCTTCCTTAAGGTACTCAACAACATGGAGATTGGTGCGTCCCTCTTTGATGAAGAGGGGGCCAAGATTGTCAAAGATATCATGGCTAAAGCTAGTAAGAATGGTGTGAACATTACCTTTCCTACTGACTTTGTCACTGCTGACAAGTTTGAGGAGAATGCTAAGGTTGGCCAAGCCACTGTAAAATCAGGCATACCTGTTGGCTGGATGGGTTTGGACTGTGGTCCTGAGACCAACAAGAAGTATGCTCAAGTTGTGGCCCACGCTAAGGTAATTGTGTGGAATGGACCTGTAGGGGTATTTGAATGGGATGCCTTTGCTAATGGAACAAAAGCCCTCATGGATGAAATTGTGAAGGCCACTTCCAGGGGCTGTATCACCATTATAGGAGGTGGAGACACTGCTACTTGCTGTGCCAAATGGAACACTGAAGATAAAATGAGCCACGTGAGCACTGGAGGAGGTGCTAGTCTGGAACTTCTGGAAGGTAAAATCCTTCCTGGCGTGGAAGCCCTCAGCAACCTATAG